The proteins below are encoded in one region of Firmicutes bacterium HGW-Firmicutes-1:
- a CDS encoding glycosyl transferase translates to MKLPLICFITWNRAGLTALNLRALLDTNDDFELYIIDNNSQDDTWQFIQSVKDERIKCKKRFDINRGEVYAINYALSKRNKEQYFILVENDIRIKTKDWVTKFLDTMETFPELGLLGATNQVILEYEVKPLPELISKGEVGYYGVYQVRGCCNCFRPELLDQLGYFNEETGWADRDNCFRINKFTNYVTGYSSCIEIELTKSILCNQCLIKDQCSLLKDATTCFEVYKKNDQYPQFTAAMSDKHAAYTHELLEGKRSIYCASIHDPESIKNHVYHKEWALDNFQFFIDKAN, encoded by the coding sequence ATGAAGTTACCATTAATATGCTTTATAACATGGAATAGGGCTGGATTAACAGCACTTAATTTAAGAGCACTTCTTGATACGAATGATGATTTTGAATTATACATAATTGATAATAATTCACAAGATGATACCTGGCAGTTTATTCAGAGTGTCAAAGATGAAAGAATTAAATGTAAAAAAAGATTTGATATCAATCGGGGAGAAGTATATGCAATTAATTATGCATTAAGCAAAAGGAATAAGGAGCAATATTTTATTTTAGTTGAAAATGACATACGTATAAAAACAAAAGATTGGGTAACTAAGTTCTTAGATACCATGGAGACCTTTCCGGAGCTAGGATTACTAGGAGCTACGAATCAAGTAATATTAGAGTATGAAGTAAAGCCATTACCAGAATTGATAAGTAAAGGAGAGGTTGGATACTATGGAGTTTATCAAGTTAGAGGGTGTTGCAATTGCTTTCGTCCAGAACTACTTGATCAATTAGGATATTTTAATGAAGAAACCGGATGGGCAGATCGCGATAATTGTTTTCGAATTAATAAATTTACAAACTATGTGACAGGCTATAGTTCATGTATAGAAATTGAATTAACAAAAAGTATACTATGTAATCAATGTTTAATAAAAGATCAATGCTCTCTTCTAAAAGATGCTACAACTTGTTTTGAGGTATATAAAAAAAATGATCAGTATCCACAATTTACTGCAGCAATGAGCGACAAACATGCAGCATATACCCATGAGTTATTAGAAGGAAAACGCTCTATCTACTGTGCATCTATACATGATCCGGAGTCCATTAAGAATCATGTTTATCATAAAGAATGGGCGTTGGATAATTTTCAATTCTTTATAGATAAAGCGAATTAG
- a CDS encoding glycosyl transferase, with translation MIPPMVSFVTWNRAGLNARNLTALLKTTDDFELYIIDNGSKDDTWEFIQSLEDDRIKLRERFEVNRGLVYAMNYILRKRKKEQFYITLDSDVSVLTEDFVRKYMNVMDAFPEVGLLGAVRDTFFEEKNIKSQLIAQNDEGFYPFHIIVGCCICIRPEVFEYLGYWNEETCGADIDICARINKMTPYKTGFIPTIFIDQTQRISCDDCLLKEKCTLIKMDENCFDQYDRLYKHREFAKIIQVKEAAYLQELNAKRRTAFCASIHDPDSTIDYVYNHESAKENFEFFIKNAN, from the coding sequence ATGATACCACCAATGGTAAGTTTTGTTACATGGAATAGGGCGGGATTAAATGCACGAAATTTAACCGCACTTTTAAAGACAACAGATGATTTCGAATTGTATATTATTGATAATGGGTCAAAGGATGACACGTGGGAATTTATACAAAGTTTGGAGGATGATAGAATCAAGCTTAGGGAAAGATTCGAGGTTAACCGTGGCTTAGTATACGCAATGAATTATATTTTAAGGAAACGTAAAAAAGAGCAATTTTACATTACATTAGACAGTGATGTCAGTGTATTAACTGAGGATTTTGTTCGTAAATATATGAATGTAATGGATGCCTTTCCTGAGGTTGGCTTGTTAGGTGCGGTAAGAGACACATTTTTTGAAGAAAAAAATATAAAAAGTCAGTTGATTGCTCAAAATGATGAGGGGTTTTACCCCTTTCATATTATAGTTGGATGTTGTATTTGCATTAGACCAGAAGTATTTGAATATTTAGGGTATTGGAATGAAGAAACATGTGGAGCGGACATAGATATATGTGCACGTATTAATAAAATGACACCTTATAAGACTGGCTTTATTCCTACCATTTTCATTGATCAAACCCAAAGGATTTCATGTGACGATTGTTTGCTAAAAGAAAAATGCACATTGATTAAAATGGATGAAAATTGTTTTGACCAATATGATAGGTTGTATAAGCATAGAGAATTTGCAAAAATAATACAGGTTAAAGAAGCTGCCTATTTACAGGAGCTAAATGCAAAAAGACGTACTGCATTTTGTGCTTCTATACATGACCCGGATTCAACAATTGATTATGTATATAATCATGAATCGGCTAAAGAAAACTTTGAATTCTTTATTAAGAATGCAAATTGA
- a CDS encoding aminotransferase DegT: protein MSIQLFVPTFKVEECLQEIRDCLEKGWTGLGYKTIEFEEKWKAYTGLSHAHFVNSATVGLHLAVKILKDDLGWQDQDEIISTPLTFISTNHVITYEGLKVVFADIDESLCLDPVDVEEKINEKTKAIVFVGIGGNVGKYKEIVTLCKKYNLKLILDAAHMAGTKLDGENVGKEADVVVYSFQAVKNLPTADSGMICFKDKDMDQMARKLSWLGINKDTYLRSNDSGSYKWRYNVEYVGFKYHGNSIMASIGLVQLQYLEQDNSYRRLIASWYDEGFSQYKEFIRTIPITEGCESSRHLYIIEVENRNELMKVLNDNEIYPGVHYIDNTTYSMYSYAMGSCPRASYKSDHILSLPIHLRLTKQDVDMVVGTIIQAVQVGE, encoded by the coding sequence ATGTCAATACAGCTATTCGTTCCAACCTTTAAAGTGGAAGAATGCTTACAAGAGATAAGAGATTGCTTAGAAAAAGGCTGGACAGGCCTAGGCTATAAAACGATTGAGTTTGAAGAAAAATGGAAAGCATATACGGGGTTGTCACATGCTCATTTTGTAAATTCTGCAACGGTAGGCCTTCATTTAGCAGTAAAGATTTTAAAAGATGACCTGGGCTGGCAAGATCAGGATGAAATTATTTCAACTCCGCTCACGTTTATCTCAACAAATCATGTGATTACATATGAAGGACTAAAGGTAGTTTTTGCAGATATTGATGAATCTCTATGTTTAGATCCAGTAGATGTAGAAGAAAAAATAAATGAAAAAACAAAAGCAATTGTATTTGTTGGAATCGGAGGTAATGTAGGTAAGTACAAAGAAATTGTAACACTTTGTAAAAAATACAATTTAAAGCTCATTTTAGATGCGGCTCATATGGCAGGTACTAAGCTTGACGGTGAAAATGTTGGTAAGGAAGCTGATGTTGTTGTTTATTCATTTCAAGCAGTTAAAAATCTACCTACAGCAGATTCAGGAATGATTTGCTTTAAGGATAAGGATATGGATCAAATGGCAAGAAAGTTATCATGGCTTGGAATAAATAAAGATACTTATCTTAGAAGCAATGACAGTGGTAGCTATAAGTGGAGATACAATGTTGAATATGTTGGTTTTAAGTATCATGGAAATTCGATTATGGCTAGTATTGGACTTGTTCAATTGCAGTATCTTGAACAAGATAATAGTTATAGAAGACTAATTGCGAGCTGGTATGATGAAGGTTTTAGTCAGTATAAGGAGTTTATTAGAACGATACCTATCACTGAAGGATGCGAGTCATCAAGACACTTATATATTATTGAAGTGGAAAATAGAAATGAATTAATGAAGGTCCTAAATGATAATGAAATATACCCAGGAGTACATTATATTGATAATACTACATATTCAATGTATTCCTATGCAATGGGAAGTTGCCCTAGAGCCTCTTATAAGAGTGATCATATTTTGTCCTTACCCATACATTTAAGATTAACCAAACAGGATGTTGACATGGTAGTTGGGACTATTATTCAAGCTGTACAAGTAGGTGAGTAA
- a CDS encoding glycosyl transferase, with product MNIPKISVIIPSYNHEKYIAQAIESVLNQTFGDFELLIADDCSKDKSREIIEKYKDPRIKTFYTERNLGAVAMLESLINQSRGDTIALLNSDDYWLHGKLEKQYKIMQDHPELGACFTWADIIDENKMGNDIEFADKLKHQNRSQGKWLQQFFYKANCLCHPSILIKKKVYEDVGLYRYYLRQLPDFDMWVRLIKQFPIHILQETMVVHRRHGSNASMNTNENVTRGKHELYLIYNSFFDNMSDEIFEEGFEDNLINKKATLHEELLCEQAFLLLNNPVCGNVCRSIGLIKLANLLQYKKTRDILSYCYEFTPNNFFELTARK from the coding sequence ATTAATATACCAAAAATAAGTGTTATTATACCATCCTATAATCATGAAAAATATATTGCCCAAGCAATTGAGAGCGTTTTAAATCAAACGTTTGGGGACTTTGAACTATTAATTGCAGATGATTGTTCAAAAGATAAATCAAGAGAAATTATTGAGAAATACAAGGATCCCAGGATAAAAACTTTTTATACTGAAAGAAATTTGGGAGCAGTAGCTATGTTAGAATCCTTGATTAATCAGTCAAGGGGGGACACGATTGCTTTACTAAATTCAGACGACTATTGGTTGCATGGAAAGCTAGAAAAGCAATATAAAATAATGCAGGATCATCCTGAGTTAGGTGCATGCTTTACTTGGGCAGATATTATTGATGAAAATAAAATGGGTAATGATATAGAATTTGCAGATAAATTAAAACACCAAAACCGAAGTCAAGGAAAGTGGTTACAGCAATTTTTCTATAAAGCAAATTGCCTCTGTCATCCAAGTATATTGATTAAAAAAAAGGTTTACGAAGATGTAGGCTTATATAGATATTATTTGCGCCAATTGCCAGATTTTGATATGTGGGTTAGATTAATCAAACAATTTCCAATTCATATACTACAAGAAACTATGGTTGTTCATCGAAGGCATGGTTCTAATGCAAGTATGAATACCAATGAAAATGTAACAAGAGGAAAACATGAATTGTACCTCATTTACAATTCTTTCTTTGATAATATGAGTGATGAAATTTTCGAAGAAGGCTTTGAGGATAATTTAATCAACAAGAAAGCTACCTTACATGAAGAATTGCTATGTGAACAGGCATTTTTATTACTTAATAATCCAGTATGTGGAAATGTGTGTAGGAGCATCGGCTTAATTAAGCTTGCAAACTTGCTTCAGTATAAAAAAACTAGAGATATTTTATCCTATTGTTATGAGTTTACACCGAACAACTTTTTTGAATTAACGGCAAGAAAATAA
- a CDS encoding transferase — translation MEDIVVFGSGGHAKVVIDIIEKQKLYNLIGLIDPYKEINDRYFDYRIIGNSKDYSILNKVYGGIVAIGDNWIRFEMSQTIDKIAPNFQFITCIHPNATIGRLVRIGEGTVIMAGAVVNSDTTIGKGCIINTLSSIDHDCNVGDFTSIAPNSSTGGRVIIQNYTAIGIGTNIIHNIHIGEHTVVGAGSTVIDNLPSYVLAFGTPCKVIKERWKGDKYL, via the coding sequence ATGGAAGATATAGTGGTTTTTGGCTCTGGTGGACATGCAAAGGTAGTGATTGATATCATTGAAAAACAAAAGCTATACAATTTAATCGGATTAATAGACCCCTATAAAGAGATAAACGATAGGTACTTTGATTATCGAATAATTGGTAATAGCAAAGATTATTCCATTTTAAACAAAGTTTACGGAGGTATCGTTGCGATAGGTGATAATTGGATCAGATTTGAGATGAGCCAAACAATCGATAAAATAGCACCCAATTTTCAATTTATAACCTGTATTCACCCCAATGCTACGATTGGAAGACTTGTAAGGATTGGTGAAGGAACAGTAATTATGGCAGGTGCAGTAGTGAATAGTGATACAACGATAGGAAAGGGATGTATCATAAATACACTGTCTTCGATTGATCATGATTGTAATGTGGGTGATTTTACATCTATTGCACCTAACTCATCAACAGGTGGAAGGGTCATTATACAAAATTATACGGCTATAGGGATTGGGACTAATATTATCCACAACATACACATAGGAGAACATACTGTTGTGGGGGCTGGATCTACAGTAATTGACAACCTACCGTCCTATGTTTTAGCTTTTGGGACACCCTGTAAAGTCATAAAGGAACGATGGAAAGGTGATAAATATTTATGA
- a CDS encoding aminotransferase DegT, giving the protein MINVTKTYLPEIERYKEYIQKIYDKAWLTNNGEFVRELEIKLSKHLGVRNILLVANGTLALQIAYKALALSGEVITTPFSFVATTSSLVWEGLTPIFADIDSDTFNIDPEKIESKITDKTSCIVPTHVFGNGCNVEAIDELSKKHNLRVVYDGAHAFGINYKDNSILNYGDISILSFHATKLFHTIEGGALIINNDSLYEKVKLMINFGIKAYEEIDGLGINGKMNEFQAAMGLCVLEDIDRINEKRKKIFEHYKNHLNNCPHVRLQKHNEFCNMNYGYFPVVFNTEEDLNKVVHSLNDHQVIPRRYFYPSLDRLPYVEPSDNPISNDIASRILCLPIYEALELKDVDKIIDIILTCIKCS; this is encoded by the coding sequence ATGATAAATGTTACAAAGACTTATTTACCAGAGATTGAGAGATATAAGGAGTACATACAGAAAATATATGATAAAGCATGGTTAACGAACAATGGAGAATTTGTAAGAGAGTTAGAGATAAAATTAAGTAAACATTTAGGCGTAAGAAATATACTATTGGTTGCAAATGGAACATTAGCACTTCAAATAGCTTATAAGGCCTTAGCGCTTTCTGGTGAAGTAATAACCACACCTTTTTCATTTGTTGCAACTACGAGTAGCTTGGTTTGGGAGGGATTAACACCGATATTTGCGGATATAGATAGTGATACCTTTAATATTGATCCAGAAAAAATTGAAAGTAAAATAACGGATAAAACCAGTTGTATTGTTCCAACACATGTTTTTGGTAATGGTTGTAATGTGGAGGCAATAGATGAATTATCAAAAAAACATAATCTTAGAGTAGTTTATGATGGTGCGCATGCGTTTGGTATCAATTATAAGGATAATAGTATTTTAAATTATGGAGACATTTCCATTCTTAGCTTTCACGCTACAAAACTATTTCATACTATAGAAGGTGGAGCGCTTATTATAAATAATGATTCCTTATATGAAAAGGTTAAACTGATGATTAATTTTGGTATTAAAGCTTATGAGGAAATAGATGGATTAGGAATTAATGGTAAAATGAATGAATTTCAAGCTGCAATGGGACTTTGCGTGCTAGAAGATATTGATAGAATCAATGAAAAGAGGAAAAAAATCTTTGAGCATTACAAGAATCACTTAAATAATTGTCCACATGTAAGGCTGCAAAAGCATAACGAATTTTGCAATATGAATTATGGATATTTTCCGGTTGTTTTTAACACAGAAGAAGATTTAAATAAAGTGGTTCATAGTCTTAATGATCATCAAGTTATACCAAGAAGATATTTTTATCCATCACTCGACAGGTTACCATATGTTGAACCTTCCGATAATCCGATATCAAATGATATCGCATCAAGAATTTTATGTTTACCCATATATGAGGCACTTGAACTGAAAGATGTTGATAAAATAATTGACATAATACTGACTTGTATAAAATGTTCTTAA
- a CDS encoding UDP-N-acetyl-D-glucosamine dehydrogenase: protein MNIPEISIDLKEVLLKKIIEKVAVVGVVGLGYVGLPLAVENAKAGYKTIGIDIQKEKVNKVNAGCNYISDIIDEDLKKVVEDGRLKATTDFAFINELDCVVICVPTPLDEHLQPNISYIRQSVECVGQHLHKGMLIILESTTYPGTTEELVKPILEKISGLKCEEDFYLAFSPERVDPGNKNYHTQNTPKVVGGVGQDSTKLAKTLYQQILASDIYEVSSPAVAEMEKLLENVYRNINIGLINEMAIICNRMQINIWEVIDAAKTKPYGFEAFYPGPGIGGHCIPLDPHYLTYKAREFNYHTKLIETSSEINNYMPEYIVERISKILNSFSMSLRGSKILILGVAYKEDIDDYRESPVLKIMDILKRQGVLVTYHDPYISECQDAGIVYINTELNEKNLKEANLVVIATKHSLFDYDYIQSNAVMIFDLRNAMHDVQNRENVETL, encoded by the coding sequence ATGAATATACCTGAGATTTCAATAGATTTAAAGGAAGTATTACTAAAGAAAATAATCGAAAAGGTAGCAGTGGTTGGTGTTGTAGGGCTAGGCTATGTAGGTCTTCCGCTTGCGGTTGAAAATGCCAAAGCAGGTTATAAAACAATAGGCATAGATATACAAAAGGAAAAAGTGAATAAGGTGAATGCTGGATGTAACTATATTAGTGACATTATAGATGAAGACCTAAAAAAAGTAGTTGAGGATGGGCGCTTAAAGGCAACAACTGATTTTGCTTTCATAAATGAGTTGGATTGTGTTGTAATATGTGTTCCAACACCACTAGATGAACATCTGCAACCCAATATCAGTTATATAAGACAATCAGTTGAATGTGTTGGACAACATTTACATAAAGGTATGCTAATTATTCTTGAAAGTACTACTTATCCGGGTACTACCGAAGAATTGGTAAAACCTATTTTAGAGAAAATATCGGGTCTAAAATGTGAAGAAGATTTTTACTTGGCGTTTTCTCCAGAAAGGGTAGACCCTGGAAACAAAAATTATCATACTCAAAACACTCCAAAAGTAGTGGGTGGTGTTGGTCAGGACAGTACCAAATTAGCGAAAACTTTATACCAACAAATTTTAGCTAGTGATATTTATGAAGTTTCATCACCAGCCGTTGCAGAAATGGAAAAGCTGTTAGAAAACGTCTATAGAAATATCAATATTGGATTAATAAATGAAATGGCAATTATCTGTAACAGGATGCAAATTAATATTTGGGAGGTCATAGATGCAGCTAAAACCAAACCATATGGATTTGAAGCCTTTTACCCTGGGCCAGGTATTGGGGGTCACTGTATACCACTGGATCCACATTATCTGACCTATAAGGCAAGAGAGTTCAACTACCACACAAAACTGATAGAAACCTCCAGCGAAATTAATAATTATATGCCCGAATATATAGTGGAGAGGATTTCGAAAATACTAAATAGCTTTAGTATGTCTTTAAGAGGTTCGAAAATCTTGATCTTAGGAGTTGCTTATAAGGAGGATATTGATGATTACAGAGAAAGTCCAGTTTTAAAGATTATGGATATTTTAAAAAGACAAGGGGTTCTGGTTACCTATCATGATCCTTACATATCTGAATGTCAGGATGCAGGTATTGTATATATAAATACAGAACTTAATGAAAAAAATTTGAAAGAAGCTAACCTTGTTGTTATTGCAACAAAACATAGTCTTTTTGATTATGATTATATTCAAAGTAATGCAGTTATGATCTTTGATTTAAGAAATGCGATGCATGATGTGCAAAATAGAGAAAATGTCGAAACCTTATAG
- a CDS encoding LPS biosynthesis protein RfbU, producing MSNVLEKKLIILDDLFPYLKTGFRVSEYNHYLDKFPNCEMYSNVYEKYIDEYSKVYPQYTEKIKPIASFDSSRRDYALIYTVFINGIMNYLKFINATHTPFVFTLYPGGGFWLNDPVVNNKLVYAFKSPYFRKVIVTQKRTYDYIIENGFVTKDQVEMIYGMVTHPQYFNETIPKKYYKKDKPNFDICFVSHKYMPRGIDKGYDVFIEVCKKLAVDIPDIRFHVVGNYSNGDIDVSQIRDKITFYGLQNSDFFQKFYSSMDMIISPNVPFVLVKGKNFDGFPTGCCIDATLNGVGLCCTDELHQNISFKHHQDIIIVQRDVNTIVNQVKYYYTSPQKLYKLSMLGQLKSKKLFDFNMQMEKRVAVIQEAMQ from the coding sequence ATGAGTAATGTACTTGAAAAAAAGTTAATTATCTTGGATGATTTATTTCCCTATCTTAAGACAGGCTTTAGGGTATCAGAATACAATCATTATCTAGATAAATTTCCTAACTGTGAGATGTATTCCAACGTATATGAAAAATATATTGATGAATATTCCAAAGTCTATCCTCAATATACAGAGAAGATTAAACCAATTGCAAGCTTTGACAGTTCAAGAAGAGATTACGCTTTAATTTACACGGTTTTTATAAATGGTATCATGAATTATCTAAAATTTATTAATGCTACGCATACGCCATTTGTTTTTACACTATATCCCGGAGGGGGATTTTGGTTAAATGATCCAGTTGTAAATAATAAACTCGTGTATGCATTTAAATCTCCATATTTTAGGAAAGTTATAGTTACCCAAAAAAGAACCTATGATTATATTATAGAAAATGGTTTTGTTACAAAGGATCAAGTAGAGATGATCTATGGGATGGTAACACATCCACAGTATTTTAATGAAACAATACCTAAGAAATATTACAAGAAGGATAAGCCTAACTTTGATATTTGTTTTGTTTCACATAAATATATGCCTAGAGGAATCGATAAAGGGTATGATGTTTTTATTGAAGTATGTAAAAAGCTTGCAGTTGATATCCCAGACATTAGATTTCATGTTGTGGGGAATTATAGCAATGGAGATATTGATGTTAGCCAGATTCGAGACAAAATTACGTTCTATGGGTTACAAAACTCGGATTTTTTTCAAAAGTTTTATTCAAGTATGGATATGATTATTTCACCAAATGTTCCGTTTGTATTGGTTAAAGGAAAAAATTTCGATGGTTTTCCAACAGGTTGCTGTATTGATGCAACATTGAATGGTGTTGGTTTATGCTGTACAGATGAGTTGCATCAAAATATATCGTTTAAGCATCATCAAGATATCATAATTGTACAAAGAGATGTGAATACAATTGTTAATCAGGTTAAATACTATTACACTTCACCACAGAAATTGTATAAGTTATCTATGCTAGGCCAATTGAAATCAAAAAAATTATTTGATTTTAATATGCAGATGGAAAAAAGAGTAGCTGTTATCCAAGAAGCAATGCAATAG
- the rfbD gene encoding dTDP-4-dehydrorhamnose reductase produces the protein MMIQCLAILHPNSTYRGYLMKKVLITGAGGQLGSTLAVQSVLYDVFSFNKKQLNVVNKQEVFQVFKAIKPHFVIHTAAYTNVDESEVNKRIAFEVNCDGTENIALACKKWDSVMIYMSTDYVFDGKKKEPYTEEDVPNPVNWYGLTKLIGEETVKVLLDKYFILRTSWLYGPSGKNFVKTILEMAETSLEIKVVNDQMGCPTYVKDLCKVIFQLIEVNGYGIYHASNVGVCSWYDFANSILKMSGNKETFLLPISSEELNRLAIRPHNSALQNTKSVYTMPEWKEALEDFMKTDHE, from the coding sequence ATGATGATTCAATGTCTAGCTATTCTACATCCGAACAGCACATATAGAGGTTATTTAATGAAAAAAGTATTAATCACTGGGGCAGGAGGGCAACTAGGTTCAACGCTAGCCGTACAGAGTGTCCTTTATGATGTTTTCTCTTTTAATAAAAAGCAACTAAATGTTGTAAATAAGCAAGAAGTTTTTCAAGTGTTTAAGGCTATAAAACCACATTTTGTGATTCATACTGCAGCCTATACGAATGTTGATGAGAGCGAAGTCAATAAGCGTATTGCCTTTGAGGTTAATTGTGACGGAACAGAAAACATAGCATTGGCTTGCAAAAAATGGGATTCAGTTATGATTTATATGAGTACAGATTATGTTTTTGATGGTAAAAAAAAAGAGCCTTATACAGAAGAAGATGTACCGAATCCAGTTAATTGGTATGGTTTAACAAAATTAATAGGGGAGGAAACAGTTAAAGTTCTATTGGATAAATATTTTATTTTAAGGACTTCTTGGTTGTATGGTCCTAGTGGCAAAAATTTTGTAAAAACCATCCTTGAGATGGCAGAGACTAGCTTAGAAATCAAAGTGGTGAATGACCAAATGGGTTGCCCAACTTATGTCAAAGATTTGTGTAAGGTCATTTTTCAACTCATCGAAGTCAATGGTTATGGTATTTATCATGCATCAAATGTAGGCGTCTGTTCATGGTATGATTTTGCCAATTCAATACTTAAGATGAGCGGAAATAAAGAGACATTTCTTCTTCCGATTTCTTCAGAAGAACTGAATAGATTAGCAATAAGGCCTCACAATTCAGCTCTTCAAAACACAAAAAGTGTTTATACAATGCCTGAATGGAAAGAAGCTCTAGAGGATTTTATGAAGACTGATCACGAATAG
- a CDS encoding DNA-binding protein has product MGKKPKVLIILFIFITLLTGIVNGTSYIEINELIENTRELDEKEVTIQGEAIGEALERGDYAWVNINDGTNAIGIWLTIEDANLIKTYGDYKHKGDIIKIKGIFSRACIEHGGDIDVHNISLEIIEEGYEMKETVTQTKIVTAVTLNIIAVIVAYFFYRIMKKPIEV; this is encoded by the coding sequence ATGGGAAAGAAACCAAAAGTATTAATTATATTATTCATTTTCATTACCCTTTTAACAGGGATCGTCAACGGGACATCTTATATAGAAATTAATGAACTTATCGAAAACACAAGAGAGTTAGATGAAAAAGAAGTTACTATTCAAGGAGAAGCAATTGGAGAGGCATTGGAAAGAGGCGATTATGCATGGGTTAATATAAACGATGGTACCAATGCAATAGGCATATGGCTTACAATTGAAGATGCCAATTTAATAAAAACTTATGGGGATTATAAACATAAAGGTGACATCATTAAGATAAAAGGGATATTTAGTAGAGCCTGTATAGAACACGGGGGAGACATAGATGTTCATAATATTAGCCTTGAGATTATAGAAGAAGGCTATGAAATGAAAGAAACAGTTACACAAACAAAAATCGTTACCGCAGTGACCTTAAATATCATTGCAGTAATCGTTGCATACTTTTTTTATAGAATAATGAAAAAGCCTATAGAGGTTTAA